The genomic DNA catttttaaaaggtgtttcaacCAGAGATGTAGGAGGGGGATCCAACTGTTTGTATTAAGATAGTTTTAggttttatgtgaaattaaaaaaatgttttcaagaatgtaaagctttcactgcaatttaagaattgtctgctcttggtcaattcattttgtcatcttaccctgtaaataagtacatgtatagtaaaacaacgcttcgttcatatcaataaacatacttacaccagcagctaccttctttacattctaaagtcaagggcctttgaaatcccatttttacaatgatattatagtgagtagatttacaaaactacgtaaatgagctacagccagtcagccaaaacatatcaatagactaattacaggattactcaagttgtaaatatgtgctaaattggatattgtatagaaaggtatatactatgaaaataagagcttggggcaaagcccctcgctctaattttcatagtatatacctttctatacaataaccgagacttgtaatcaagatattagaacaaaaattgctactggctattttgaaataaatgatgtgttccaaatttaactaaatagtttgtaattagttttcaaaaagatttttaacatcctactaatcaatcttttgatctaaattttgttttgacaattaaaaaagtttctttcatttaaataaagagtaataataatggtgctttataccttgattaaagtacaactcaatctaaaatgtgtaatcctttatcttccatgcaattactttgtacacaaaaagagtcaaccatgaatcttttgaagggaaattattaataaagcaatttgatatatttagtcataaattggtcgataattggttgcctaatgtccagtgacaaatatttcatgcatataaactatccactagactacctatgggtacataccaggggcagatccagtcatttttaaaaggtgtttcaaccaaagatgtgggagggggatccaactgtttgtgatagttttaggttttatgtgaaataaaaaaaatgttttcaagaatgtaaagctttcactgcaatttaagaattgtctgctcttggtcaattcattttgtcatcttaccatgtaaataagtacatgtatagtaaaacaacgcttcgttcatatcaataaacatacttacaccagcagctaccttctttacattctaaagtcaagggccttttgaaatcccatttttacaatgatattatagtgagtagatttacaaaactacgtaaatgagctacagccagtcagccaaaacatatcaatagactaattacaggattactcaagttgtaaatatgtgctaaattggatattgtatagaaaggtatatactatgaaaataagagcttggagcaaagcccctcgctctaattttcatagtatatacctttctatacaataaccgAGACTTCAAATCTCAAGGCTAAATATCTATTTTTTAGGCTAATATACCAACTTAAATGGTAACATATACTTAAATTTTGACTGGTACATGTGTTTTTCAAATGGCCATAAATGGTGTTGAACTTACTCGTTTATGTAGAATTCatttgcaaaattaaaagctcaaacacagtTACACACACATAAAAGCTGccctttaaaattaatagaaattgAGTTTATGTTCATATTCATAAATATTAGTTTTGATATGTGCGTGATATTACATTGTGTTGTCCTTTTCACAGCTTATCCTTTTTTCAAGAAAAAGTACAAAAGTatactttaaagaaaaaagacaatTGTAAATACCTacttaattataatttattttctttttcaaagattaaGAACGTTGGAAAACCAATTGGctaaaagcaaaaatgaaagacaaaagcAGTCCATACTCAGTCCTCAACCATCAATCATATCAAATGTACCAGAAGATGTCGAAGATATACCTCGTGTATCAAGACGTTCGGAATATATCCGTGTGATAAGGAATTTTAAAGATTTGAGGGATCGAGCATCAAGAATATTACCCTTTTTTAATACTCCACGTAGCAGTGCAGATACATTCGACTTATCGAAACAAGACGACCCTATTTACGATGACATATCGCAATATCGTCCAAAAGGACAGAAACCCGAAAACCAGACACACtggtgttgttgttgttgtcgTATCTTGCCTAATAATTATGTACAAGCAAACACATCAGATGCAAAATCGCCGGAAATGAATCATGATTCACACCAAGACACACATGAAATAATAGATAGCCAATCAGCAAAGGAAAAGGTAAATATAGAAGCAGAAATACACCACGATAGCAGCGATACATTAACAAGGAACAAAAATAATAGCGatacattaaaaaggaaaaaaaagatgCAAAAAGAACAAGAATCTGGCAATCATATTGAGGTCAAACACGTAGATTTTGATGTACGAGAAATATGCATTCAGCCGACCACCACAGATGACGTTACAATAGGAGTAACACAGAAACCAGTCAAGCAAGTAAACAAAGAACAGCAACTCGTGTCGTTCGGGAAAACAGCTATAATACCTTACACAGGACAACAGAAACCTAGACTTGAGCCAAGGATAGTCGACCCACTTTCGGTACAAGGAAAATGCAATACTTTTTCAAGTCATGTAACAAAGAAAGTTCAAGGGATCAAACTTCCTTTTCCATTCCCAATTAAACAAGCAAAATCTTTACCTGCATTGAACGAAGAACCAACAGATGAGTTTACAGGAACGTCATCGGAGGATGAGAAGGAAAGAGACCCAAGTTATATTGATATGGGAGATACCTTAATTACCAATCAATGACCATTTCTGACACTTACTAGTGGTATAAGTAGAAAACATTCTTTACTTGATTATAAAGGACCAAATCATATCACATATACTAGTATTTATACTTCATATCATGGTGGACGAACACCATAATTAACGTTATTCTATTGTCATATATTTAGTTGTTGATACTGttgtatttaagaaataattgatgcaagctatactttattgtagttttaacatggttaggcattatattcgtgattatttttgcccgagctaagtgagggctaaaataacacaaatataatgcctacccatgttaaaactacaattaagtatactttgcatcaattatttcgattatgaataggacaattaaggtaatttctatgtccgataagtataagtgtaaaagcgtgtgtgtaggctcttccatgaacctcccttttatgtttgtaaagaagcaaacagcTGGTACGGTGATTTTCAAAGGGAGGAGTTtaaacagccagcatgaacgattgtcgtatctaggtcaaatatgtcaatttcggaatgcaacacattacagtcataataaatgaagaagtaacatcatgtgcaccatttaagagtttgaaagtgttttaaagttaaggaaatatattaagtgcatgataatttgataaaattcattattctgaagaagacaatatacgcatgtgcaaacacattttattggatttagagcatgggtttgttcccaacgcgaaagaagcacgtcataatAGAATGCCGAATAACTGATATAGATGTTTTATTGAAATGACATACCCTTTTCgcatattttgtataatatatcgCGTATGGCATACCAAGTGTAATAcccttgtttttgaaaattttctatTACTGTCGTGTTTAAACATATGCTAATGTATAATAAATACATGGTATTCTATATTGCATGCTGTATCCCCATCTATGGATATAATGTTTTTAGCCCTCTGGTTATTATTGATATCCTGGATTGTCTACAATCCCCttacctttcatgaatgtgacctaccgaattagactatttaccggatttgttatcacataagcaacgacgacgggtgccacatgtggagcaggatctgcttacccttccggagcacctgagatcacccctagttttttggtggggttcgtgttgtttattctttagttttctatgttgtgtcatgtgtgctgttgtttgtttgtctttttcatttttagccatggcgttgtcagtttgttatagatttatgagtttgactgtccctttggtatctttcgtccctctttgatataAGTGATTTAAATTTTGCTTTATATCATTTTCTATGCATTACATGGAAGTACTACAAATTGAATGTAGTATAAAAgatcaaatgtttaattttacatCATTTTTCCTCATCATCACGAGAAATTCTTGCTAAACGACAATGATAAAGGATGTCTGACCTTCAACTGTGTATCACTTCCGGCGGATGGATTCTGTATTTCATAGTGAAATGTTATAATAGTTGTTTGCATTTAGTTCGATAAGTCAAGTTTTATTGTAAAATCGGTCAGAATTTGCAATCAGTTGCTAGGGTTTTTTTTACTGTGATTATCCATTTAATTGAATAACCAGCGAgtcaaaaacaatgaaaacaagtAACATTCATTGTGATTTTAAGGTCATTAGCTGCTTATTCATGTCAATCGAATGaacttataatttcaaaatttgattgAACATGTAAAAACGTATAATAGTCCgttcttgaaaatgtttgaaatcaAGAAAAGCAGCTTTTTATAAgttcaatatatatgttcaaaatcGTAGCTAATGATCTTTtaaggtaaaaataaattattaaaatgcTAACATCAGTAACTATTGTGATTAAAGTAATTTTGAACGCTTATTTATTTTAATCATCTTATCTGTTAAATTGTGTGATATATGCACGAATATATATTGTCTGTATTTCAGTATTTACTCAGTAGTACTCAGTACTTcgtttgatttgatttataacataaacTCCCTAAATCATTCgtttataaattgaaaaactatcaaaaagttaaatcataaaaatactgaactccgaggaaaattcaatcgtaaagtccctagtcaaatggaaaaatcaaatgacaaaatacatcaaacgaatggacagcaactgtcatattcttgatatggtacaggcattttcaaatgtagaaaatggtgtattgaacctggttttatagcgctaaacctctcacttatatgacagtcgcatcaaattcaaaatCAAGACACATATTCGAACTCCTTCAGGCAAAGATAATATTACATGGATTTGTCTTATATCCTTTATTGGTTATATGGCTCTTTAAATGTtcctgttgttatatattatacatttttggcCTTATAAATATTCAGCGTTGAGCATTCCTGGtgactgtaaataaaaaaaaaagaattcagaCCCatacatatgaaataaaaatgatgaaGTAAATAGAAACTAAATCTGAGAAGGAAAacaaacacgaaaaaaaaaaccgGGTAAAGTTATCTGACTTCGCGATTCTTGAATCAAGAAAAAATCGGTATATGATATACACTCTCATTTTTAAAGGTCGTGGTTTTATAGATTGCCATTCGGCATAACGGCATATGTATAACTCATAAATTATGGTATCTTTGTCTCTTGGTATACATTATTCACTTTATAATGAATGTATTCTTTTTTCAAAGATTGTCAGCAAGATTACTTTACCAATAACgaggcttgtttagggggggtatcaatatcccatatcccattaagtttttatcccaatatcccgtatccctataatgtttacccctaatatcccaataaatattttttacaaatatcccatatccctaaaactattttgaaatatcccaaaaaatcattataaattcattcccaagccccctttttttttctcatcatcacaacgtcaacaattttgactctgggaaaacaaactgtgttaaaGGAAATTTAGTGCATACTTCTagtgttaaataagaatatacaatgtatgtgtccaaaagatgaagtgttccatcttagagccttgtataacaatctctttttatgtgaggttaaacgataaatttagtgtaaagggtctaatttcagactttttttttaattgttcaaaccgtgatgcatatgactgtaaaatataatttcgatagcattcttctttcattgaCAAGAAACTTCATGCTACACGTTAACCTATGTTGGAAAGAACAGAAGGACTCCACCCTGTCTCTTGTCCGAGAttgctctgacatccaacggctgttttgccagacaagctgagactgtgggacgtcagagcacgtccatatcaaaaagtggatatttagcatgcaagttcaaattacaataactcaaaatttaacacaagaaagctttctgctaatatacctacattacacttaactgttgcaatatttttacagcaggcaaaattttcacagcccttgttttgcaaagaaataatacaacatttgactctgtgatcttgaactttatgaattacatagatcccaatatttttgttactttttttaatttccttcctcacaacaccagtaatagaagaaaatatattaatttacattgattatttagtaattatttttttattaacatagtttatacagcgaaatatctactttttgatatgggacgtgctctgacgtccctcggccccagcctgtctggcaaaacagccgttgcacaTCAGAGCAATCTGTGAAACGTGGAGACCTCTGAAGATCCTCGCCACGGCACGTAAAAAGTAAGAGGtaaaacactagaaaatatcctgtaatcatataaagcatcaaaacaaataaaaaacattgacaacaataaggcttaactcatcagatggatacatctaacaaaaaactatgattatttcaagaaaattatcaatgcatatgagcatataatataaaaaaaaagatgtggtatgattgccaatgagacaagttaGCTACAAAAagacctgaaatgacaaatgtagaacaattcaaacgagaaaactaacggcctaatttatgtataaaaaaaatgaacaaaaaacaaatatgtaacacagcaacaaacgataaccactgaattaaagactcctgactttggacaggcacatacatacataatgtggcgaggttaaacatgttagtgggatcccaaccctccccttaacctgggacagtggtgtaacagtacaacattagaacgaactatacaaatcagttgaaaaaggcttaactcatcagatggatataaatagaaatacatctaacaaaaacagagagtggacgtgaccgagtacttgtacatcccatcaacaaaaatacactaagtacagatctgagagtacttgcagttactgacagctagttcaaagccaattacaactaataaaaagtaatgcatctgagactaaattatcaatcattacacatccagcatccaatggcacggtaaacaacctctccgtaaaaatgaggatgtgctatcccgtttgaaataaattttctacaggtagaatcaaacttcaaaaccaaatctagaatttagtaaagattttaagtgattagtggtaacgaaatccctgacttaatattagacatgttacgaaaaggtatattctcgacgctgaggttgacaaattagactTTAAATTTGGGGACGGTGTCCAAACATTAATTATCGGTAAATTTAAATCCTGTGCGTCTTGGTAATTCAACTCACATTTATTTAGAACATCATTATGTCACATCCTATATGAAAATTGCGTTTGTGACTGGTATTGCTAACTATCATAAGACATGAAAGGTGTACACGTGCAGGAGAGGTGGGTGGAAAAAGGGAGACTGAGAGTTATAAAAGTTCATTCGATTCTAGATtggtaatatacatatataataagcCAGTTCGATATTAGCTTTATTGTTGTATTACAGTTCCTTTAAAAGTTCAATTTGTCGCTCCCCTAATCCCACACAAAGCTCTACAGTCTTGTTAATTTTTCTCTAGGGTATCTCCGACACTCTGATATATATTGACCTTTTCTTCTTTCTGCTCGTGGTTTAGCTCTTAGTTGATGGCGTCTGTAGGGGGTAACAAGGGTTGATCGACATGGGTACATTTTATCCGCTAATATGACAAAATTCTAGGGGGTAAAAAACTGTTGAGTAGTAATTCATATTTTACACAAACATCTTATCGttctgaacatacatgaaatatttgccactggacgttaagtaacCAACAATTAATTAATCACAAATCCCTTATAAAGATAATACAAATTGAGCTGAAACTGTAAAAATTGGGAAAATTACATGCCATCGAAGCTATATGGCCGGGtataaattttctaaaactataatgCAATATGTTTCAAGTTGAAATTATATCGAAATCGTGATAAGGTTTTAAAACAGACCCCCCTCGGATAAAACCTTTAGGTGGCAGACAACTGGATCAAAATACATATACTccttttttgcacctgtcctatatCAGGAATCtaatgtttagtggttgtcgtctgtttatgtggttaataagtgtttctcgtttttcggttttgttttttatagattagaccgttggttttcccgtttgaatggttttacactagtaatttttggggccctttatagtttgctgttcggtttgagctaaagcttcgtgttgaaggccgtaccttgacctataatggtttacttttataacttgTTACTTGGAtggtttgtctcattggcactcatgccacatcttcctatatctactcttttgtttgcttttctttactATAAAAAATGACTGAAACATATATTTTCACGAGTAGGTATAAAACAGATTATAATACTTAAGATTATATGCAAGGTCTACTAAGGGCTAGCCGAAGAATTCACACACATATGTACCCTGTGACTCGTACACCTACTGCATTTACATGACCTCTcccttttttttacattatattttcttagaaaatattatggaatttattaataCCTATTTCTTATATTTCTTTCGGGTGTCTCCATAAGCTTGTTATTGAATAACGATCCATACTGAATTGCATCCAAAAGGATCCAGcagtttttaaataatattcaatgtatacataggtattaatattttttgtgttttgacacagtccccgcatttaaagtgtaatttgtcaacctcagcatcgtgaatataccttttcgtaataTGTCTAgtatttaccagtaatacatgtacatagatttcgttcattaaaatccaaaacgttacaacagacacgggcatagcggaggtgttgtgatatacaaacactgTAAGATAGTGTCAAAGGAACATCAGCATCCAAaataggaaaattaacaataaggaacgaagtatggaaagcaaaacaaacacttttaaaattatcagtacatatgagcatatagatatcgaaaatagatcaatacttttcgcttgggtttggatgacttttaaataaaacgaccattaactcaattaaaatcaacaaatcaCTTAAATGACCTTTAATGTTAAACTTTTttgggcaattttatcaagtgagatgtaaatatttctgtactaaacttttaaattccacttatgttttttttcatgttgaaaattcaatatccttataaatgcatcaatatcccatatcccatttacttttaggacaaatatcccatatccctaaaattaaaatggcaaatatcccatatcccaatataccctatacaagcctcaaTAActgaatctttatttttcttgtaAATCAAGGTATTATAAAACTCTTTTTCAAACGTCTGATTTGAAAACTTCACAAAACTCCTTATAAAGAACGATATATAGCTGAATCATCAAGATGTTCGacttaacatatttttaaaaagctgAATACTATTCTTTCTACACTAAAAGATCGCTTTCAAAAATATCATGACGAGATATTTTCAACCAGTGGTTTCAATCCAAAggtgtggattcttaaaaattaaaaagatctacTGATAAATATTGCATCACAATTCCTGcaattttacagcaatatcaaaacTTGTCTACGCTTTACAGTACTATTCGCCATGCTCATTTAAAGTATCGACTTTGccatctcattaaacagagctttttctataaatatgaaaatcgtagatataaatttcttgttttgggtttttGTGAAGGACCACActgattttataaacaaatacactgaaggtgatattatcaaaacGCTGGACTTTGTGAtcaataataaattattaaattataagtctggtacctttgataactaattatatttgttgagtttggatgATTGATACTTCAGAAGCAAACAGTCGGTATCCCAATGGGTACTAACTCTGCAACCCTACTGGCTAAATTGTTTCTGTATTGGTATATAGCAGAATTCACTCAACACCTTCCAAATGACAGACAGAAATAGCACCTTGCAAAATTccttatttttcttccacacgtATTGATGATGTCTAATAACTGAATAACCCATGTTTCACGATACTTACATCCCATATATACCCTTCAAACGGTGATTGTTTTCCTCTATATTCACACAGATGGACGACGTCACACTAAAACCTAAGGCTATGACAAACGGGACTATGTCAACTTCCCAATAATAAGTTTCCCATTTCTCAACATTAACATACCCTATGCCCCATCGTTCTGTGTTTTCATATCTCAGTTTAAACGTTATACTCCTTATGATTACACTACACGTACTTCATATATAGGAGTGtactccttacgcagaaactgcacGTACTTCATATATAGGAGTGTACTCCTTACGATTACACTGCACGTACTTCATATATAGGAGTGTACTCCTTACGATTACACTGCACGTACTTCCTATATAGGAGTGTACTCCTTACGATTACACTGCACGTACTTCCTATATAGGAGTGTACTCCTTACGATTACACTGCACGTACTTCATATATAGGAGTGTACTCCTTACGATTACACTGCACGTACTTCATATATAGGAGTGTACTCCTTACGATCTGCACGTACTTCATATATAGGAGTGTACTCCTTACGATTACACTACACGTACTTCATATATAGGAGTGTACTCCTTACGATTACACTGCACGTACTTCATATATAGGA from Mytilus galloprovincialis unplaced genomic scaffold, xbMytGall1.hap1.1 HAP1_SCAFFOLD_59, whole genome shotgun sequence includes the following:
- the LOC143060005 gene encoding uncharacterized protein LOC143060005 isoform X1, which produces MEILVHFYFTFILLALDIGYTFISGSSNVTEKTTDIYNNAQLNFFTTVGGAALSLVCVFLLVAVSCHLANVKTRLRTLENQLAKSKNERQKQSILSPQPSIISNVPEDVEDIPRVSRRSEYIRVIRNFKDLRDRASRILPFFNTPRSSADTFDLSKQDDPIYDDISQYRPKGQKPENQTHWCCCCCRILPNNYVQANTSDAKSPEMNHDSHQDTHEIIDSQSAKEKVNIEAEIHHDSSDTLTRNKNNSDTLKRKKKMQKEQESGNHIEVKHVDFDVREICIQPTTTDDVTIGVTQKPVKQVNKEQQLVSFGKTAIIPYTGQQKPRLEPRIVDPLSVQGKCNTFSSHVTKKVQGIKLPFPFPIKQAKSLPALNEEPTDEFTGTSSEDEKERDPSYIDMGDTLITNQ
- the LOC143060005 gene encoding uncharacterized protein LOC143060005 isoform X2, yielding MEILVHFYFTFILLALDIGYTFISGKAYLHRKHSNIYNNAQLNFFTTVGGAALSLVCVFLLVAVSCHLANVKTRLRTLENQLAKSKNERQKQSILSPQPSIISNVPEDVEDIPRVSRRSEYIRVIRNFKDLRDRASRILPFFNTPRSSADTFDLSKQDDPIYDDISQYRPKGQKPENQTHWCCCCCRILPNNYVQANTSDAKSPEMNHDSHQDTHEIIDSQSAKEKVNIEAEIHHDSSDTLTRNKNNSDTLKRKKKMQKEQESGNHIEVKHVDFDVREICIQPTTTDDVTIGVTQKPVKQVNKEQQLVSFGKTAIIPYTGQQKPRLEPRIVDPLSVQGKCNTFSSHVTKKVQGIKLPFPFPIKQAKSLPALNEEPTDEFTGTSSEDEKERDPSYIDMGDTLITNQ